The following coding sequences lie in one Apium graveolens cultivar Ventura chromosome 1, ASM990537v1, whole genome shotgun sequence genomic window:
- the LOC141723717 gene encoding glycolipid transfer protein 1-like encodes MGETSGTVFSASLEKMKHVKSDEGDMLTQPFLDVCKLVLPILDKFGPAMAIVKSDVGGNISRLEHKYESNPTKFNYLFGFVQPEIETDTAKSWSSCTNALLWLTRAMDFLVELFRNLSEHQDWGMQQCCNDSYSKTLKKWHGWIASSSFTVAIKLVPDRKRFLEVLGKGGAENIQADMEKFCTEFSPILRGIHKFLASCRLDSMKAL; translated from the exons ATGGGTGAAACTTCGGGAACCGTGTTTTCGGCTTCTTTGGAGAAAATGAAACATGTCAAATCTGATGAGGGAGATATGCTTACCCAGCCTTTTTTGGATGTTTGCAAACTTGTACTGCCTATTTTAG ATAAATTTGGACCTGCTATGGCCATTGTGAAATCAGATGTTGGTGGTAATATATCA AGATTGGAGCATAAATATGAATCAAATCCAACCAAATTTAACTACTTGTTTGGTTTTGTACAACCAGAAATTGAAACAGATACTGCAAAGTCTTGGTCAAGTTGCACAAATGCCCTTCTCTGGCTGACGAG AGCGATGGACTTCCTAGTGGAGCTATTTCGTAACTTATCTGAACATCAAGATTGGGGAATGCAACAGTGTTGTAATGATTCCTATAGCAAGACGTTGAAGAAATGGCATGGATGGATAGCCAGTTCAAGTTTTACT GTTGCTATCAAGCTTGTTCCTGATAGGAAAAGATTCCTGGAGGTGCTAGGAAAAGGAGGAGCGGAAAACATCCAGGCTGATATGGAAAAGTTTTGCACTGAATTCTCGCCTATTTTACGAGGGATTCACAAGTTTCTG GCTAGTTGTCGATTGGATAGCATGAAAGCTCTATGA
- the LOC141675839 gene encoding large ribosomal subunit protein eL14z-like: MPFKRYVEIGRVALVNYGKDYGKLVVIVDVIDQNRALVDAPDMVRGQMNFKRLTLTDITVDINRTPKKKDLVKAMEAADVKNKWENSSWGRKFIVQKRRAALNDFDRFKLMLAKIKKASLVREELAKLKKQTAA; the protein is encoded by the exons ATG CCGTTCAAGCGATACGTTGAGATCGGGAGAGTTGCGCTTGTCAACTATGGCAAAGATTATGGAAAGCTCGTTGTCATTGTTGATGTTATTGACCAGAACAGA GCTCTTGTGGATGCGCCCGATATGGTGAGAGGCCAAATGAACTTCAAAAGGCTCACACTAACAGATATTACAGTCGACATCAATAGGACGCCTAAGAAGAAGGACCTGGTCAAAGCAATGGAGGCTGCGG ATGTTAAGAACAAGTGGGAGAACAGCTCTTGGGGAAGGAAATTTATTGTCCAGAAACGCAGGGCAGCCCTTAATGACTTCGATAGGTTCAAGCTTATGTTGGCAAAAATCAAG AAGGCTAGTTTGGTCAGGGAAGAACTTGCAAAACTGAAGAAGCAGACTGCAGCATAA
- the LOC141675803 gene encoding uncharacterized protein LOC141675803, whose product MEATKCWFNKFRSKSKAKSSRNETTGNGREGSNAPTTEVAPSVATKQKVAAAKQYIEKHYKEQMKNLQERRERRNMLEKKLADTEATPEEQTNIRKYLEKKETEYMRLQRHKMGAEDFEPLTMIGKGAFGEVRICKEKTTGHVYAMKKLKKSEMLRRGQVEHVKAERNLLAEVDSNCIVKLYCSFQDEENLYLVMEYLPGGDMMTLLMRKDTLTEDEARFYVGETVLAIESIHKHNYIHRDIKPDNLLLDRHGHMKLSDFGLCKPLDCSILKEKDFTVGQNLSGALQSDGRPAAPRRTQQEQLQHWQKNRRMLAYSTVGTPDYIAPEVLLKRGYGMECDWWSLGAIMYEMLVGYPPFYSDEPMTTCRKIVNWRTHLKFPEEATLSPEAKDLICKLLCNVERRLGTKGAYEIKAHPWFAGIEWDKLYQMKAAFIPEVNDELDTQNFEKFEEADNQISTAAKAGPWRKMLSSKDVNFMGYTYKNFEIVNDHELPGIAELKKKSSKPKRPTVKSLFNEEWDSASPPPAQGSFLSLLPPKLEVSKQDGSA is encoded by the exons ATGGAGGCTACAAAGTGTTGGTTTAACAAATTTAGATCGAAAAGTAAGGCTAAGTCTTCGAGGAATGAAACCACAGGCAATGGGAGAGAAGGCTCGAATGCCCCAACAACGGAAGTAGCACCTTCTGTTGCCACAAAGCAGAAGGTCGCAGCGGCCAAGCAGTATATTGAGAAGCATTACAAAGAACAAATGAAAAACCTGCAGGAGCGAAGGGAGCG ACGTAATATGCTTGAGAAGAAATTAGCTGATACTGAGGCCACCCCAGAAGAGCAGACCAATATTCGCAAGTACCTGGAAAAAAAGGAAACTGAGTATATGCGCCTTCAGAGGCACAAAATGGGTGCTGAGGATTTTGAGCCTTTGACAATGATAGGCAAAGGTGCATTTGGTGAG GTAAGAATATGCAAAGAGAAGACAACCGGCCATGTGTATGCCATGAAAAAGCTGAAGAAGTCTGAAATGCTTAGAAGAGGCCAG GTTGAGCATGTTAAAGCTGAAAGAAATCTGCTTGCCGAGGTTGACAGCAATTGCATTGTCAAACTCTACTGTTCCTTCCAAGACGAGGAGAATCTTTATCTTGTAATGGAGTATCTTCCTGGTGGAGATATGATGACTTTACTCATGCGAAAAGATACGCTTACCGAAGATGAGGCTAGATTTTATGTTGGAGAAACAGTTTTGGCTATTGAATCCATCCATAAACACAATTATATTCATAG GGATATTAAGCCAGACAATCTGCTGCTCGATAGACATGGCCACATGAAACTGTCAGATTTTGGTTTATGTAAGCCACTGGACTGCAGCATTCTTAAGGAGAAAGATTTTACTGTGGGACAAAATCTTAGCGGGGCTCTTCAAAGTGACGGGCGTCCTGCAGCGCCTAGACGTACTCAACAGGAGCAGCTGCAGCATTGGCAGAAGAACAGAAGGATGCTT GCTTATTCAACTGTTGGCACACCTGATTACATTGCGCCAGAAGTTTTACTTAAGAGAGGATATGGAATGGAATGCGATTG GTGGTCTCTTGGTGCTATTATGTATGAAATGCTTGTTGGGTATCCTCCTTTTTATTCTGACGAACCCATGACTACTTGTAGAAAG ATAGTGAATTGGAGAACTCACTTGAAATTTCCAGAGGAAGCTACCCTATCTCCAGAAGCAAAAGATCTAATTTGTAAATTATTATGTAATGTTGAAAGGAGATTGGGTACAAAAGGTGCTTATGAAATAAAG gctcacccATGGTTCGCTGGTATTGAATGGGACAAACTGTATCAAATGAAAGCTGCATTTATTCCAGAAGTTAATGATGAGTTGGATACCCAAAATTTTGAAAAGTTCGAAGAG GCTGACAATCAAATATCCACTGCAGCAAAGGCAGGTCCATGGAGGAAG ATGCTCTCATCTAAGGATGTCAATTTTATGGGCTACACATATAAGAACTTTGAAATTGTAAATGATCATGAATTGCCCGGTATTG CGGAACTTAAAAAGAAAAGCTCAAAACCCAAGAGGCCAACTGTGAAGTCCCTTTTCA ATGAAGAGTGGGATTCTGCTTCTCCTCCACCTGCTCAAGGAAGCTTTCTGAGCCTCTTGCCTCCGAAACTTGAGGTCTCGAAGCAGGATGGATCTGCTTGA
- the LOC141675787 gene encoding cyanate hydratase: protein MEDIKGVLESVKRKSGKTYSEIAEETGLTNVYVAQLFKRQAQLKPDTVSKLKAALPELPDHVVEKMMEPPLRCYDPKLIQEPTVYRLNEAVMHFGESIKDIINEEFGDGIMSAIDFYCSVDKVKGVDGKDRVVVTLDGKYLPYSEQKSEHMVSRIKESGK, encoded by the exons ATGGAGGACATAAAAGGTGTACTAGAATCAGTTAAACGCAAGTCAGGAAAGACTTACAGTGAGATAGCTGAGGAAACAGGTTTAACAAATGTATATGTTGCTCAGTTGTTTAAGCGCCAAGCTCAACTCAAGCCTGACACTGTGTCTAAACTCAAAGCTGCTTTGCCTGAACTGCCTGATCATGTTGTTGAGAAGATGATGGAGCCACCTTTGAGATGTTATGATCCTAAGTTGATTCAAGAACCCACTGTTTACAG ACTAAATGAAGCTGTGATGCACTTTGGCGAGAGCATCAAAGATATTATCAATGAGGAATTCGGGGATGGCAT TATGTCAGCTATAGACTTCTACTGCTCTGTTGACAAAGTGAAAGGTGTAGATGGGAAAGATCGAGTAGTTGTGACTCTTGATGGGAAGTATCTGCCATACTCTGAGCAG AAATCTGAGCATATGGTATCCAGGATTAAGGAATCAGGCAAATGA
- the LOC141723710 gene encoding protein unc-13 homolog, translating to MVQKIGDQGETLVPDLIWPFGRLEGLDEDDLCMAAYEIFFTACRSSPGFGGGRNAINFYSTEGDGGGGSPVKGHGVGMAVTSKIKRALGLKMIKKRSPSSRRTHSWGSVPNNSNSPRNSPRDSPRSSPSPSGSPRIGFTVPTTKIKRPLTSAEIMRQQMQVSEQSDNRLRKTLMRTLVGQTGRRAETIILPLELLRHLKPSEFNTAAEYHLWQRRQLKLLEAGLLVHPSIPIEKSNKYAMKLKEIITSSEIKPMDTSKNSEQMKTVCNCIAALAWRTPDNELPTGVCHWADGYPLNVHIYISLLRTIFDTRDETLVLDEVDELVELMKKTWPILGINKLVHNMCFTWVLFEQYIVTGEVEVDLLAATLAMMSEIAHDVQTVDRETLVYVKMLKRGLSSIKRWSEKKLLDYHANFDNYSKLKVMEILLPLASAVTKISEDVPGYATPVQEDGDITTDQYGNRADLYIRSSLRNAFTKMLDDGNINSDTIEVQDVADALIQIAQATQELAMKEKENYSSTLKKWHPVAAGAAAVTLHSCYGTLLKQYLTGTSQLLSNEAIEILHTAGKLEKFLVQMAVEDSAECEDGGKAIVREMVPYEVESIITRSIRQWIQERLKSVKDVLQSAKESETWNPKSKTEPYGHSAVELMKHAKQALDEFLEIPVSIAEDLAHSFAHGLEELFRDYTTFVSSCGSKKSYVPTLPALTRCNRDSKIRLFWKKASPCTVTLQTAVDNDSIEGNNNPRPSTSRGTQRLYIRLNSLQYVLSQLQVLEKTLSLSTSIVSSPRNRFNNRSLQLQGSNYFDQTRSSINSATLHVSQVAAYRLIFLDSNSVFYGGLYIYDVENARVRPALRILKQNLTLLSAIVVERIQPLAMKEVMKASFDAFLMVLLAGGASRVFTRADHPMIEEDFDHLKKVFTHGEGIVSEETVDKEASAVEGVVDLMGDSTEKLIDEFTHVACEASGIGVGVGQKLPMPPTTGKWSREDANTILRVLCHRNDKASNHFLKWTFQLPKRR from the exons ATGGTTCAAAAAATCGGAGACCAAGGGGAGACACTAGTACCCGACCTCATATGGCCTTTTGGCCGTCTAGAAGGCCTTGATGAAGATGACCTTTGCATGGCGGCTTATGAGATATTTTTCACTGCATGCAGGTCATCACCGGGGTTTGGAGGAGGGCGCAACGCGATTAACTTCTATTCTACAGAAGGCGACGGTGGTGGAGGGTCTCCGGTGAAAGGGCATGGAGTAGGAATGGCAGTGACTAGCAAGATAAAAAGAGCATTAGGCTTGAAAATGATCAAGAAAAGGTCACCTTCTTCTAGAAGAACACACTCATGGGGTTCGGTACCAAATAATTCAAATTCTCCTCGTAATTCACCTCGTGATTCGCCACGTAGTAGTCCATCGCCCAGTGGGAGTCCGAGGATTGGGTTTACAGTGCCAACTACGAAAATAAAAAGACCATTAACATCGGCTGAGATAATGAGGCAGCAGATGCAGGTGTCTGAACAGAGTGATAATAGGCTTCGCAAAACGCTCATGAGGACTCTTGTTGGCCAA ACGGGCAGGAGAGCCGAGACTATAATCCTTCCTTTAGAGCTTCTCCGCCATCTAAAGCCTTCAGAATTCAACACAGCTGCAGAGTACCACCTCTGGCAAAGGCGTCAACTGAAGCTTCTTGAGGCTGGACTACTTGTCCACCCGTCTATCCCAATTGAAAAATCAAACAAATACGCGATGAAACTGAAAGAAATTATCACCTCCTCTGAAATCAAACCAATGGACACTAGCAAAAACTCTGAACAAATGAAAACTGTCTGCAATTGCATTGCAGCTTTGGCATGGAGGACCCCTGACAACGAATTACCCACGGGTGTTTGCCACTGGGCTGATGGTTATCCTCTCAATGTGCACATCTACATTTCCCTGCTTCGCACCATATTTGACACCAGGGATGAGACTTTGGTGCTTGATGAGGTTGATGAGCTTGTCGAGTTGATGAAAAAGACATGGCCTATATTGGGGATCAATAAGTTGGTGCACAATATGTGTTTTACTTGGGTGCTATTTGAGCAATATATTGTCACTGGAGAAGTGGAGGTGGATTTACTTGCAGCAACATTGGCTATGATGTCCGAGATTGCACATGATGTGCAGACAGTTGATCGTGAGACGTTGGTGTATGTGAAAATGTTGAAAAGGGGATTGTCTTCTATCAAGAGGTGGTCCGAAAAGAAACTGCTTGATTATCATGCCAATTTTGATAATTACTCAAAACTTAAGGTGATGGAGATACTATTGCCATTGGCCTCTGCGGTTACAAAGATTTCTGAGGATGTTCCTGGTTATGCTACTCCAGTACAAGAGGATGGGGACATAACAACCGATCAATATGGGAATAGAGCAGATCTTTACATCCGATCATCTTTGAGAAATGCATTCACAAAG ATGCTTGATGATGGCAACATTAATAGTGACACCATCGAAGTACAAGACGTGGCTGATGCACTCATTCAAATAGCGCAAGCCACACAAGAATTAGCGATGAAGGAAAAGGAGAACTATAGCTCAACACTAAAGAAATGGCACCCTGTTGCAGCTGGAGCTGCTGCAGTGACTCTTCATAGCTGCTACGGCACCTTATTGAAGCAATACCTAACTGGTACTTCACAGTTGCTATCGAATGAGGCCATTGAAATATTGCATACCGCAGGAAAGCTAGAAAAGTTTCTAGTTCAGATGGCAGTAGAAGACTCAGCTGAATGTGAAGATGGAGGCAAAGCTATTGTGAGGGAGATGGTTCCTTATGAAGTTGAGTCTATTATAACAAGATCTATAAGGCAATGGATACAAGAGAGGCTGAAAAGTGTGAAAGATGTTCTGCAGAGTGCCAAAGAGTCTGAG ACATGGAACCCGAAATCAAAGACCGAGCCATATGGACATTCGGCAGTGGAGCTAATGAAACATGCCAAGCAAGCACTTGATGAATTCCTCGAAATCCCAGTAAGCATTGCAGAGGATTTGGCTCATTCGTTTGCTCATGGCTTGGAGGAACTTTTCCGAGACTATACCACATTCGTCTCATCCTGCG GATCGAAAAAGAGCTATGTGCCAACACTGCCTGCACTTACAAGATGCAACAGAGATTCAAAAATCAGACTATTTTGGAAAAAAGCCAGTCCTTGCACGGTCACTCTCCAGACTGCAGTAGACAATGACAGCATAGAAGGTAACAACAATCCAAGGCCTTCAACTAGTCGTGGAACGCAACGCCTTTACATCCGCCTCAACTCCTTACAGTACGTCCTCTCGCAGCTCCAAGTGCTTGAAAAAACACTTTCCTTATCTACTTCCATAGTCTCCTCCCCACGTAACCGTTTCAACAACCGTAGTCTCCAGCTCCAAGGCAGCAACTACTTCGACCAGACACGCTCATCCATTAACTCTGCAACACTACATGTCTCCCAGGTAGCTGCATACAGACTAATATTTCTAGACTCAAACTCTGTGTTCTACGGAGGCCTATACATTTACGACGTGGAAAATGCTCGTGTTAGGCCAGCATTGAGAATTCTGAAACAGAATCTTACCCTATTAAGTGCTATAGTCGTGGAACGTATCCAACCATTGGCAATGAAAGAAGTAATGAAGGCCTCATTCGATGCATTCCTCATGGTTTTACTAGCAGGAGGAGCGTCTCGTGTTTTTACACGAGCTGATCACCCTATGATAGAGGAGGACTTTGATCATTTGAAGAAAGTGTTCACTCATGGAGAAGGTATCGTTTCTGAGGAGACAGTCGACAAAGAGGCAAGCGCGGTAGAAGGCGTGGTGGACTTAATGGGAGATTCTACTGAAAAACTTATCGATGAATTTACTCATGTAGCTTGTGAGGCTAGTGGGATTGGAGTTGGTGTAGGTCAGAAGTTGCCAATGCCACCAACAACTGGAAAATGGAGCAGAGAAGATGCTAACACTATTTTGAGAGTTTTGTGTCATAGAAATGATAAGGCTTCTAATCATTTCTTGAAATGGACATTTCAGTTGCCAAAGAGAAGGTGA